The Lycium barbarum isolate Lr01 chromosome 10, ASM1917538v2, whole genome shotgun sequence genome includes a region encoding these proteins:
- the LOC132613167 gene encoding uncharacterized protein LOC132613167 translates to MEDETSRTPNVSGSAPLTESLDSTPEVEQHSVTVKRKAIEPRSAAWPHYDKLIEDEINKAKCKHCGKVLLADATKNRTSGLNKHLKTCHKNPNKVNTSNSKYKQSNLNFPLEGEMGDGAIWTFDQEVLRSL, encoded by the exons ATGGAAGATGAAACAAGTCGAACACCCAATGTCAGTGGAAGTGCACCTCTTACTGAGTCTCTTGATTCAACACCGGAAGTTGAACAACATTCAGTgactgtgaagaggaaagctatagAACCAAGATCTGCTGCTTGGCCGCATTATGATAAGCTCATAGAAGATGAAATTAATAAAGCAAAGTGCAAGCATTGTGGTAAAGTTCTCTTAGCTGATGCAACTAAAAATAGAACAAGTGGACTGAATAAACATTTGAAAACTTGTCATAAAAATCCAAATAAGGTTAACACTTCCAATTCTAAGTACAAACAATCAAATTTAAACTTTCCATTAGAAGGTGAAATGGGTGATGGGGCAATTTGGACTTTTGATCAAGAG GTTTTAAGAAGTTTATGA